In the genome of Hevea brasiliensis isolate MT/VB/25A 57/8 chromosome 14, ASM3005281v1, whole genome shotgun sequence, the window ggtgtcgaaaaaatttgaaatttatgtcgttgcgaagctctcgacgactggagcgtgctggtagcctcggttttctcgtgggattcacggttttcgagaaatctagcccaaaagtcgaaatgggctaaaatcttcccgagcaaaaatcggacaaaccgctagatggatttcggcgttcttggtgtctatggaaagctctcgccgagtagatgattttggacacaagacccggtccaatcggtggccggatcggcaagATTTGGCGGCGGCGCAAGAAGGGGCGCGCGCGCGCTTTTTCCCGCTGCTTGAGTGGCGCCACGCCACTGGGTCAATTGGCGCTACCGGTCCGCTGGGGTCAATGGTGGCCGGCGGCTgggggtggggaggagagagaaacgagagagaaaagggagagggccatcgcgcgcgggagggaggagaaaaagagaagaagaccggtccgattcgaccggtccgatccggtccggttcgattcgaaatacaaaattttgaatttttactctgcctcgggaccgaaaacgaggtccaaaaattccgaaaaaaattccataaaactcagaaaaatacgtagactccaaatatatttttagttttgccacgtggtctttaaattaatttttaaaaatcatcaaagtttatattttcggaaaatcgaacccgatttttaaaatccgaaaaatctcaaaaaaaattccaaaaatttaataaaattaaaatactaaaaatgctcataaaatttaaaatttcggggtgttacactttagactacccatatatatatatatatatatatatatattgacacATCCTCATTACTTATCAGAACCCATcaactttctctttctttcttcattTTCCTTCACTTCCAACATCTTAATTTGTGACATTATCGATCCTTGAAAAATGGCTGAAGAAGTTGCCTTCAGTGTCGCAGAACAAGTAATAACAAAGTTGGGGTCACTTGCTTTCCAAGAAATTGAATTGATAAGTGGTGCCAAAGATGATCTGAAGAAGCTTGAAAATTCTCTCTCCACTATCAAAGCGGTGCTTATAGATGCTGAGGAGAAGCAAGAGAAGAGCCTTGCAGTAAAGAGTTGGCTAAGGAGGCTTCAAGATATTGTGTATGAGGCAGATGAGTTGGTAGATGAGGTTGCAACTAAAGACTTGCAGAGGATGGTGCAAGCCCAAAGCCGAGGAAAAGTTGCAACACAGGTATTTAAACATTATAATTCAATCTTTTTTGAGGTTTTCTAAATATATACTCTTCCTTGATGAATATATTTCTCATGCTCATTGTAATATAGTCGACCGTTTGCTTAATTGTATATATATGTTGATGAGAGAATTTTAATAGCAAAaaatcaaaatatgaataaaataattattttttggtATGTGGAAAATAAGAAGATTATAGAATACATTCTTAAGCAATCTAATAAGTGTTATTACATTCTTTGAAAGCAGAGATCAACTAATAAATAAGGATGGTTAGGATTTAAACTCTAAAACTTTTGATTTAAAAGACTCTAATATCATGTTAAGTAATGTCAAGTAATCATTTAACTTACAAACTTAAGTTTATAAGTGAAGACTAATAATAGTTTTATAGTTCTATTAAATAGGGTTTCACTCATACAATAATTAATTTTAGAAGGGCTTTAACAGAATTTTGGCTTAACCATCGATTGCCAACATAGGGTCATAGGGAACTCCATAAAGTTGCCTAATTTCTCTAAAGTGGAGATCAATTATAAAAGAAGCATCAATGCTATTGTCATACGGTATGAAACATTACAAGAAATTGCTAAAATAGTAAcataaattagttacaaaattatGTCCATTTCTAATTCGTTACAAAATTATCGcggaatgaaaattaaatttatatattaaatttcacaatgaattagaaatgaaatataaataaactTTAGAAAGAATTCGTTACTAAtttaaacattaaaaaataaacactaaatttagaaacaaattataaaaataaaatatacgaAAATTAGAAACAAAATCAatagcatttttaattttaatcgCTAAATAGTTTCAATAGCATTTCTAATTTTAACCGCTAAAtaatttatctcataatttagaaatgaaataaaaacagatTTTTTAAATTGAGgatattgaaaattaaagagagaaataattcgttttttacaaaattttagaaataaactctggaatttatttctaaatttaaaaatgaattttgAGATCCATTTAAATTATAAAACTTAAAAATTATGGAGGGAAATAAAAATTTCCTAATTCTTTTCACtcattcttttattttcttttctttcatttcatttattttcttcattttatgtaatttttttcattatcttttattttattttgtcctatcctttttcattaatatttttttccatttcatttttcttccatttcatatttatttcatttttttttagttttccctcattttctttcttttatctttcatttcatttttttcttatccttttcttttttatgtataactctttctttcattttaattttaatagtatttatttatttatttaatattttttgttataatatatttatttcaattttttggttAATTTATTTTATTGCTAACTtccttttaattatatttttatattgatttttatacaaatttattttcattagtcatttattaattatttttaaaaatttattttaatatttaattttaataatataagaaatatatttttttaatttttattagtaatttgtTTGTAATAAGTATTTTCATAGGGATTTTTtaatactaatttattttttttagtattttttactaataatttttatttcttattatttattagttaaaaatattttactacttatttatttttagtaattttttatttattatatttatagtaattttattttaatttttactttgtattttttttttgaaaaagttagtaatttatttttattagtaatttattaataatattttctaaTAATGTAATTATCCAGTATTTTAGTAATATtagtaataatatttttatatttattttttagtaattcaataaaaattttatatttatacttttaataatttagaaatttcttAACTATATCAAGGCGTATAAACATTAagtcaataaaaaattatatatatatatatatatatatatatatatatatatatatatatattttttttttttttttttttaagtaggcCCTACCATGattttaatcaaaataacaaTTATTAATTGATTGAGTGTACATACTTATATGTAGGTAAAATTCACTCTAataattttattgtcattttactagtaatttattaatttattcaaaatttattttttttaaacggtttgaaaataaatatttatatcctGATTAATTAGAAATGGGTGTCCATTTATAATTAGAAATGGAAATAAAATCAGGTtttctaaatataattttttttttctgattataAACATATTGGAAATAGATTCATTTCTAATCAGCAATGGAAACAAATCCATTTCTGATTATAACAATTGTTGATTTGGTTCTCATTTAAATTTTTGGAGATTGAATGTCTTTAACAATGTAGAAATgggttaaatataattttattttcaaaaatttgtaaaaattatacggcagaaatatttaaatatgtttTTGTTTATAGGTATGCAACTTTTTTTCTTCCTCAAATCAAATTCGCTTTCGATCAAAGCTGGGCCATAGAGTTCGGGACATTAGACAGAAGCTAAACGAGGCGGAAAATGAAATTTCTAGCCTCCATTTAATGAAGAAAGAAATAGTAACAGATGTGAGAGAAAAAAGTAGTGGAAGGGAGACATCCTCTGTACTGAAAACCTGATATGATAGGAAGGGAAAAAGATAAGGAAAAAATGATTGAGTCATTGTTGAATCCAACTGGTAGTCAAGGAAATGTTTCTGTGAATGCAATTGTTGGTATTGGGGCTTAGGGAAGACTGCACTTGCCCAGTTGGTGTATAatgatgaaaaagttaaaaattacTTTGAAAGGAAGATGTGGCAatgtatttctgaggaatttgatttGAAATTGCTTGTTAAGAAGATCCTTGAATGTGGAACTAATAATGAGGTGCCTAATTTATTAGGATTAGAACAATTGCATATTCGCCTTAAAGAGAATTTAGAAGGGAAGAGGTATTTGTTGGTGTTAGATGATGTATGGAATGAAGATCAGAAAAAATGGGATGATTTGAAAGCTTACTTGTTGATGGGTGCCCCAGGGAGTAAAATTTTATTCACCACTCGTAGCACAAGAGTTGCATTAGTCATGGGTGTGGATTCCCCATATGTTTTGCAAGGTCTAGCAGACAATGAGGCTTGGGATTTATTTGACAAATTAGCATTTGGAGAGGGGCATGGTGTAGTGATGAATCCCAACCTAATAAAAATTGGAAAAGAGATGGTAAAGAAATGTAAAGGAGTTCCACTTGCAATAAGGAGTTTAGGAAGCCTCATGCATTTGAAAACTAAAGAGAGTGAGTGGTCTTCCATTTTAGAAAGTGACTTATTAAAGTCATTTCAAACAAGTGAGAATGAGAATGCTCTTTCTCAGGTGAAGTTGAGTTCTTGTCACACATGCCCACTTATTTAAGGCAATGTTTGATTATTGTGCAATGTTTTCCAAAGTTCACGAATTTGATAAAGAAACATTGATTCGTTTGTGGATAGCACAAAGATACATTGTTTGTTCAAGTAAGGATGATGATTTAGAGGATATTGGAGATCAATACTTCAATGAATTATAATGTCGGTCATTCTTCCATCAGTCAGAAAGCATGTCTCATTATAAAATGCATGATTTTATCCATGATCTAGCACAATCAATAACAAAGGATAGATACTTTGCAGTAGAGAATGTTTGCGAAGGAATCCATCATGTATATTGGCCATcttctttgaatgaaattgagaTGCTGGTTAAAGTTAAGGGCATGAGGACATTATTTTTTGAAAGTTTTCCTGAGAGTGTAACGTTAAAAAAGGGTTTAAATATTatctttttaaattttcaaaaGTTACGTGCCTTGCATTTAGGAGGGTATATAATTGAAAATAGAATCttttcaaattttcaaaaattacaaGCTTTGAAATTAAAAAGGTTGCATGCCTTGAATTTAAAAAGGGACAAGATCATTTCAAATTTTCAAGAGTTACGTGCCTTGTATTTAGGAAGTGATATAATTGAAAATAggatcttttgaaattttcaaaagtTACAGGCTTTAGAAGCCTTGGAATTAAAAAAGTTGCATGCCTTGCATTTAGAAGGGAATTTGGGGAGGGATATAATTGAAGTGCCAAATTCAATAGCAAAATTGAAGTATTTGAGATATCTTGACATTTCTTGGGCTTGACATGGAAACACTCCCAAAGGCAAAACTACGATTAAAGCACAAATACTGTTAAAGCATAAATAATATGTAACAAAACAGATAAATTAAAGTGCAggatataaatcaattaaaacataaaataaatatgggtAGTAAAACCAGCCACTGATAGATAAACAAGTAAGaacaaaattttctgaaaatggactttgattaACACTTGAAAGTTACTTACATATGGAGATAGAATTTAAAGTAAAAAGGGTAAGAATACAAGGAAAAGGATATCGGATGAGAGGAGAAAACTAGAACTTGGTAAAGGAAAACTCTTATGGAAAAATTCTGTCTAAGCTTGGGTAGAATCTCTCCTTTTATAGATGAAGGAGGGCCTTGTACAATAATTGAAAGTTACTATTTCACATGTGAAAAGTTGGCAAAGTTGGCCGAAAGTGGAGTTTCCTGTAGCCATGTGAagtgaaaaaattaaataaagtcTGCTAAAAAAAAAATGTCTTTTCTGCAGCCTTGTCAAAGTGAAAATAAGTGAAGTCTGCTAAAAGTAAAAACTCCTGTGTTCATATGATGATTCAGGAGTGCTTTAAGGTGGAGGAAATGCCAAAATAGTCATCTTCATTGTCATTTCCAAGGCTGACTGCTTCCGATGATGTGCTAGCTTTACTGGAAGTTACAGAAGAATCTATATTGCTTGATAATAGTTGCTTCATTATAGTGAAATATTCTTCTTCTGTTTTAGCTTGGGCAAGTAGAGCGCTTGCATGTGATTTTTGGGCAAGGAAAGTTGAAGTTAAAGTAGAGGGAAGTTGCTTTTAGCGGTCCTCATACTATTTTAGAAGCCATTTTTCCACAGTTGCTAAGGAGGCTTTTTTAGTTTTTTGGAACTTAGACCACCATTTGACCTTGAATCTTTGGATCAGAATAGGGCCTTGAATAAGTTTTCTAGGTTTAAAGTTATATTCCCAGGCCAGAAcctaagaaacaaagaacttgaaAACAAAAAGAGTTAATGGATTAAATAAGTCTTCTTCTGGTGGAGGGACATATCTGGCTTTAAAAGTGGTATACCCTTGATAAATTTCAGAAGGTAAGATTTCGGGTGTGGCTCTCATCCATGCCCATTATTGAGCAAACCATCTGGGAAAGTGAAAAGTAGAGACAGTGTTGAAAAAGAAGAGCCAGATATGAGTTTAATTGGAGTTTTGGTTTAAAAAGGCATTCATCCAGGCTTGGTGGTAATCCCAGTAAGTGAAAGTTTGATTGGCAGGAAGGCTTTTTCCATATCTGGCTTAGAATTTTTTGGGAAGTGAAAGGTTTTGTCCCCAATCCATTGGGTGTATAACTTTAACGATGGTGCAAGTTGAGTAATTTGGAGAGGGAGAGTTTTCCGAGAAgtgttttattttgattaaacCGGTTTCAATCAAAACGCTTTGATAATAAGCTTTGTCTTTAGATTGTTCCCACAGTTTGTAATGCCAATAATTGAAGAACTTTGCTGCATACAAACTAAGGTTAGAATCATAAAAATCGTCTTCAACAGTTAAAATGTTTTGGAAAGATTCTTTGACAAACCATTGTGGAGAGGAACCgaaattttgtgaaaaattttgagaaacaaTTGGTTCCTCAGGCTTTAAAGTTAAATTCATTGGGGAAACAAGCTTGGGGGTTAAATTAGTTTTAGAAGCAGTTTGTTAAGTTAAAAAGGTTTGGGAAATAGTTTGAGAAAGAGGTTTTGGTTTATGTAAAATAATCTCTTTCTCTGCATTTTTAAACAAATATCAGTGATAGCATCTTTATGTGGCCCCTCAGGAAGGGACCCTTTCAGAACCTCACAAAGCTCAGGATGGTTAATAAGATTGGCTAACTATTCATGTAGCTGGCTTTCTTGTGATTTTGGAGGTTCCTTTGGGGCTTTAGAAGCTTGTGAAGTGGAAGGGTTTTGTAGTAGATCTATCTCTTTTTGGAATAAGGAATTCCAAGAAACGATAGGGTTTTGAGGGGTGACTTTTAGTTGAGTTAAAGCAAGAGCTTGGGATTGGCTTGAAGGCTTTTGTTTAGATGAGGAAGTTGATTTTGCTTTTGATTCTTTTCTCTCCTTTGGTGAATCTCCCGATGGTTTTCTAGGAATCACGGTGAGGGGTCTACAAAAATTCACGAGTCGAGAAGTCAGGGATAGAATTCATATCTCCTTTAATATattcaatatcaaaataaaaaatactcaaAATAGCTTGCCATCTAGCAAAAATCAGTTTTGAAGCTATATTTTGAACatcttttttcaaaatttcttttgCAGATTTGCAATCTATTCTCAAAAGGAATTTTTGATTGAGTAAATTGCTTTGGAACTTTTGAATACATATAACTATAGATAAAACCTCCTTTTTAATAGTAGAATAATTTTTCTGAATACTATCCCAATGTCCAGAAACATACTGAACTATAACTTCTTTatcttttttcttttgttttaataTTCCTCCATATCCGACTTCAGAGGCATCCGTTTCGACAATTTTGAAAGCAAATGGATCAGCAAGATGTAAACAAAGGATTTGTTTTATTTGGGCTTTGATTTTCTAAACAAGGGAAGTCTGCTCGTGTCTGTGGCTTTGGATTTTtcttaagtctttcatgaagtGGTTGAAGCAATCTGTTTAAGTTAGGaaagaaatctaagacatagtttaGACATCCTAGAAATCTTTGAAGCTGAGTTTTGTCAAGAATTTTGTCAAGAAATTTATGAGTGAAGGCAAGTGATCTTTCTATTGGCGAGATTATGCCATTGGAAATAtagtgtcctaagaacctaatccTAGTCCGAACAAATTAACTTTGGACTTAGAAATTACTAATCCATTTCTTTTGGCAACAAAGATAAAAGTTCTTAAATGCTTGAAATGTTGCTCAATAGAAGATGAAAAGATTAAGACATCATCAATGTAAACGATGCAGAATGCAGAGTATGGGTTAAAAATGTAAACGATACAATGTGGATGGTGGGATTCCTAGCTACATTGGTAAACTTTGCTACttggaaaattttgatttatctaTTAACAAATTGACAGGTAGTTTGCCTGAAGTCCTTGAAGAAACGCATTGGGATTTAAATAAATTCCTTGCCTAGTTTGATGTACTTGAGCCTATCCAACAATCATTTAGTTGGTAATTTCCCAGAATGGTTGAGTCAACTTAATAATCTTGTAGGATTGTCTCTAGACTATAACTTGTTTCATGGCCTCGTCCCTGCTTCTTTAGGAAACTTACAAAACTTAACTGGTGTAAACCTTTCGGGGAACCAACTGAACGGGACTCTTCCTGATAGTTTTGGTCAGCTTTCTCAGCTATCTGCCTTGGATGTTTCCCTTTATAATCTGATAGGTTCAATGTAACACCcttccggtaaccactccgtacattctactgttccggtgaccggtgtcggtccggacagctagaacgtccagaaaaatatttaaactaaagttaggaaccctaattaactcaaatattaataagaaaaatttagtaaaaattttagaaataaaatacaatcgagtcaaacgagccggtgccctagagatgggtaaccggagggaattttattttatagcaacgaggagccctagacccgggggaaaaattataaaataatttttgggactccagagaagggtaattgaggttcccatggcattagaatgccaagaaaatacttagaaaaatttttcaatcggtacagacaattttgacccgttaagccaaacggagggcattttggtcatttcgccttccgaggtgatttttggccgacttgcccagttgagtaaataattaatatgatatcaaatatgaagaaatattactagaaatgaaaattgaaatgagtagtggaagaaaagaaaagaaaatgcaaaaataaggcaaaaatgacatcatttaaaaagttggaccaatcacacttaagccattgtttgactaaccattaaaagagataagagaagaccaaattcaacaaaatttcagcagccatccttctctccttagtgcagccaaaacgtgaacctctctccctctctcaaactccattaaacctcacttctcaagcttaatttctcccttgtttcaccacaaaaccctaacctctcttcattaaaattttactccacaccttaaacaaccttttggcagccttgaaagtgaaggaaagtgaagtttagaggtgggaaaaatctgccctaagtgaggttagtgctacaaacttcattctccttcttttaatcttagttagaatatcatttgagctaagaaattttaaagaattgaagtaaattacatgagttatggtactttaaattttcagcagccctatggaagtatgaggttgattgttttgataaatttaaagtggctagaaatgatggttaaagtattaaaacacatggacattaaactaagtatgttaattaagttcatgagtaaatttagttggatattagggtttggaagggtgaaaatgtgaattggcttaggaaattgttagggcacattgtaatggtcaattagtgaccattttagatatgttgaccataaatgggactgaaaaatgctatggcaaagtgaggtgaaatctgccctatggacagcagcatagggactgaaatttcagtccctttgcacagccataacttgggctgtgtaagtccaattgaattttggccaattggacatgaaactaggcttataatggcacatttttgctgaagaaaccatgcccaaaagaccaaagcaagaggaccaaaacttggccccaatccggaaccctgaaactgcctctgcagaatttgaccaaatgaacagtaactgttcatttggccataactcactgtagatttggtcaattggtctgaaatttttacagcaacaagttaagacatagacaaacaactttcatgaaggaacctaccccaaattatggccagaacccagtcaaccaagtgactcaagtcactgttcatgttactgtagatatggtaaatctgcagaatttgaaatccggccagcttgggttttgagccatatctgagctacaaaactccaaatggagtgattcaaaaaggaaattcaactagacaaaataaggaacaactttcatgttttacatttcttcaaattccaacagtaacagtgtccaatggaacagtaaagttagggcatcaaaactgaaattttctgctagtgtgggttacactttgaatttgcattaacacttaatgccaacaagttttaaacaccaaatgt includes:
- the LOC131172838 gene encoding disease resistance protein RGA2-like, coding for MIGREKDKEKMIESLLNPTGKTALAQLVYNDEKVKNYFERKMWQCISEEFDLKLLVKKILECGTNNEVPNLLGLEQLHIRLKENLEGKRYLLVLDDVWNEDQKKWDDLKAYLLMGAPGSKILFTTRSTRVALVMGVDSPYVLQGLADNEAWDLFDKLAFGEGHGVVMNPNLIKIGKEMVKKCKGVPLAIRSLGSLMHLKTKEIHEFDKETLIRLWIAQRYIVCSSKDDDLEDIGDQYFNEL
- the LOC131173329 gene encoding putative disease resistance protein RGA1 — translated: MAEEVAFSVAEQVITKLGSLAFQEIELISGAKDDLKKLENSLSTIKAVLIDAEEKQEKSLAVKSWLRRLQDIVYEADELVDEVATKDLQRMVQAQSRGKVATQVCNFFSSSNQIRFRSKLGHRVRDIRQKLNEAENEISSLHLMKKEIVTDVREKSSGRETSSVLKT